Proteins found in one Microcoleus sp. FACHB-68 genomic segment:
- the rpsQ gene encoding 30S ribosomal protein S17 translates to MAVKERVGLVVSDKMQKTVVVAIENRSPHPKYGKIMVRTQRYKVHDEENRCKEGDRVRIQETRPLSRTKRWTVIEVLNSAS, encoded by the coding sequence ATGGCAGTTAAAGAACGAGTTGGCTTGGTTGTCAGCGACAAAATGCAAAAAACCGTTGTGGTGGCTATCGAAAACCGCTCGCCCCACCCTAAATACGGCAAAATTATGGTTCGCACCCAGCGTTACAAAGTTCACGACGAAGAAAACCGATGTAAGGAAGGCGATCGCGTCCGCATTCAGGAAACTCGGCCCCTGAGTCGCACCAAACGCTGGACGGTGATCGAAGTTCTCAACAGCGCCTCCTAA
- the rplN gene encoding 50S ribosomal protein L14 has product MIQQETYLNVADNSGARKLMCIRVLGGNRRYAGVGDVIIAVVKDATPNQAVKKSDVVRAVIVRTRKGLRRDSGMSIRFDDNAAVIINQDGNPRGTRVFGPVARELRDKNFTKIVSLAPEVL; this is encoded by the coding sequence GTGATTCAGCAAGAGACCTACTTAAATGTGGCAGATAACAGCGGTGCACGCAAATTGATGTGCATCCGCGTTCTGGGGGGCAATCGGCGCTATGCCGGTGTGGGCGATGTGATTATTGCCGTCGTTAAAGATGCCACTCCGAATCAAGCCGTCAAAAAGTCGGATGTCGTGCGTGCTGTCATCGTCCGTACCCGTAAGGGACTGCGCCGGGACAGTGGCATGAGCATTCGCTTTGATGATAACGCCGCCGTGATTATTAACCAAGATGGCAACCCGCGAGGAACCCGCGTCTTTGGGCCGGTGGCTCGCGAACTGCGTGACAAGAACTTCACTAAAATTGTTTCCCTCGCGCCGGAGGTACTCTGA
- the rplX gene encoding 50S ribosomal protein L24, with the protein MAKKSENPVVRYKMHVKKGDTVQVIAGKDKGKVGEILQTLPRESKVVVKGVNVKTKHVKPQQEGESGKIINYEAPIHSSNVMLYSNKQKVASRVSYTFTEEGRKVRMLKKTGEIID; encoded by the coding sequence ATGGCCAAAAAAAGTGAAAACCCTGTAGTTCGCTACAAAATGCACGTCAAAAAAGGTGACACTGTTCAGGTGATCGCCGGCAAGGATAAGGGTAAGGTGGGAGAAATTCTCCAAACCCTTCCTAGAGAAAGCAAAGTGGTGGTTAAAGGGGTTAACGTCAAAACCAAGCACGTTAAACCCCAGCAAGAAGGTGAATCGGGCAAAATCATCAACTATGAAGCCCCGATCCACAGCTCCAATGTCATGCTTTACTCCAACAAGCAAAAAGTTGCCAGCCGCGTCTCTTATACCTTTACCGAAGAGGGTCGGAAGGTACGGATGCTCAAAAAGACCGGAGAAATCATTGATTAA
- the rplE gene encoding 50S ribosomal protein L5 produces the protein MPGKLKTQYIETIVPKLMEQFNYRNIHQVPKLVKVTVNRGLGDAAQNAKAMEASIKEVGIITGQKPVVTRAKKAIAGFKIRKGMPVGIMVTLRSERMYDFVERLINLSLPRIRDFRGVSPKSFDGRGNYTLGVREQLIFPEIEYDTIDQIRGMDISIITTANTDEEGRALLKEMGMPFRTN, from the coding sequence ATGCCAGGAAAACTCAAAACTCAGTACATCGAGACGATTGTTCCAAAACTGATGGAGCAGTTCAATTATAGGAACATTCATCAGGTGCCCAAGCTTGTGAAAGTCACCGTTAACCGTGGGTTAGGGGATGCCGCTCAGAATGCTAAGGCAATGGAAGCGTCTATCAAAGAAGTTGGGATTATTACAGGTCAAAAGCCAGTAGTCACTCGCGCGAAAAAAGCCATCGCCGGCTTTAAAATCCGCAAAGGAATGCCGGTTGGGATTATGGTCACTCTCAGGTCTGAGCGGATGTACGACTTCGTAGAGCGACTCATTAACCTGTCCCTGCCCCGAATTCGGGATTTTCGAGGCGTTAGTCCCAAGAGTTTTGATGGCCGGGGGAATTACACTCTAGGCGTCAGAGAGCAGCTAATTTTTCCAGAAATCGAATACGACACCATCGATCAAATTCGTGGTATGGACATTTCAATCATCACAACTGCAAACACCGACGAAGAGGGCCGCGCCTTGCTCAAAGAAATGGGTATGCCCTTCCGGACTAACTAA
- the rpsH gene encoding 30S ribosomal protein S8, whose protein sequence is MAVNDTIADMLTRIRNSSLARHQTTEVPATKMTRNIAKVLKDEGFIAEYEEAGEGVTRHLVISLKYKGKNRQPIITALKRVSKPGLRVYSNRQELPRVLGGIGIAIISTSSGIMTDREARRTGVGGEVLCYVW, encoded by the coding sequence ATGGCGGTTAACGATACGATTGCAGATATGCTAACGCGCATTCGCAACTCCAGCCTAGCGCGGCATCAAACAACTGAGGTGCCGGCCACTAAAATGACTCGCAATATAGCCAAAGTTTTAAAAGATGAAGGTTTTATTGCTGAGTATGAAGAAGCAGGCGAAGGAGTAACACGGCATCTGGTGATTTCCTTAAAGTACAAAGGAAAGAACCGGCAACCGATTATTACAGCACTAAAGCGAGTCAGTAAGCCTGGGTTGCGGGTTTACTCAAACCGACAAGAATTACCACGAGTTTTGGGGGGCATTGGTATTGCCATCATTTCTACGTCGTCTGGCATTATGACCGATCGCGAAGCTCGGCGAACCGGCGTAGGTGGGGAAGTGCTTTGTTATGTCTGGTAA
- the rplF gene encoding 50S ribosomal protein L6, with product MSRIGKRPIPIPNKVTVAIEGQQVAVKGPKGELSRVLPAEVTVEEEDGTLHVKRKDESRPARQRHGLCRTLVSNMVDGVSQGFQKRLEIQGVGYRAQTQGRTLILNVGYSKPVEIQPPDGIQIAVENNTNVVVSGIDKEIVGNTAARIRAVRPPEVYKGKGIRYAGEVVRRKVGKAGGKGKK from the coding sequence ATGTCTCGCATTGGCAAGCGCCCCATTCCTATCCCCAATAAAGTGACGGTCGCAATTGAGGGGCAGCAGGTAGCAGTTAAGGGGCCAAAAGGTGAACTTTCTAGAGTTTTGCCGGCAGAAGTCACCGTCGAAGAGGAAGATGGCACATTACACGTCAAGCGCAAGGATGAGTCCCGGCCAGCACGTCAGCGCCACGGATTATGCCGAACCTTAGTGTCTAACATGGTTGATGGCGTCTCCCAAGGCTTTCAAAAACGCCTGGAAATCCAAGGCGTTGGTTATCGGGCGCAAACCCAAGGGCGAACGCTGATTCTCAACGTGGGCTACAGCAAACCCGTTGAAATTCAACCGCCTGACGGTATCCAAATCGCCGTGGAAAACAACACAAATGTGGTTGTCAGCGGCATTGATAAAGAAATCGTGGGAAACACTGCCGCCAGAATTCGCGCTGTCCGACCCCCGGAAGTCTATAAAGGCAAAGGCATTCGCTATGCCGGTGAAGTCGTCAGACGTAAGGTTGGTAAGGCAGGAGGTAAGGGTAAGAAATGA
- the rplR gene encoding 50S ribosomal protein L18 codes for MKLTRTESIKRRHRRVRRQVFGTPDRPRLAVFRSHQHIYAQVIDDTQHQTLVAASTIDTELKSEVNSGSNCEASAQVGKLIAQRLLAKGIEKVVFDRGGNLYHGRVKALAEAAREAGLDF; via the coding sequence ATGAAGCTGACTCGTACAGAATCAATCAAGCGCCGGCACCGGCGCGTTCGACGCCAGGTGTTTGGCACCCCAGATCGTCCCAGACTGGCAGTGTTTCGCTCTCACCAGCATATTTATGCACAGGTGATCGACGATACCCAGCACCAGACCTTAGTGGCGGCCTCGACGATAGACACAGAGCTAAAATCAGAAGTGAACTCTGGCTCTAACTGTGAAGCGTCGGCTCAAGTTGGAAAGCTGATCGCACAGCGATTGCTGGCCAAAGGCATTGAGAAAGTCGTTTTTGATCGCGGTGGCAACCTGTACCACGGTCGCGTCAAAGCGCTAGCAGAAGCCGCTCGTGAAGCCGGCTTAGATTTTTAA
- the rpsE gene encoding 30S ribosomal protein S5, whose translation MAEQQQQQRRKKSSRNREKETEWQERVVQIRRVTKVVKGGKKLSFRAIVVVGNERGQVGVGVGKASDVISAVKKGVVDGKKHLIEVPLTKSNSIPHPANGAATGAKVMMRPASPGTGVIAGGAVRTVLELAGVRNILAKQLGSNNPLNNARAAVNALSGLRTFSDVAEERGIPIENLYI comes from the coding sequence ATGGCGGAACAACAACAGCAACAGCGACGTAAAAAAAGCAGTCGCAATCGCGAAAAAGAAACCGAGTGGCAAGAGCGGGTTGTTCAGATCCGCCGCGTTACCAAAGTGGTGAAAGGCGGTAAAAAACTCAGCTTCCGCGCGATCGTCGTTGTTGGCAACGAACGGGGCCAAGTGGGTGTTGGCGTAGGCAAAGCAAGTGACGTAATCAGTGCTGTTAAAAAAGGCGTGGTTGATGGCAAAAAGCACTTGATTGAGGTTCCCCTCACCAAGTCCAATTCCATCCCTCATCCCGCAAATGGGGCGGCAACTGGAGCCAAAGTGATGATGCGTCCTGCTTCACCTGGAACTGGGGTAATTGCCGGGGGAGCTGTGCGGACGGTACTGGAACTGGCCGGTGTCCGCAATATTTTAGCCAAGCAACTTGGCTCGAACAATCCTCTAAATAATGCCCGCGCGGCAGTCAATGCCTTATCCGGTCTCCGCACCTTTTCTGATGTGGCCGAAGAGCGCGGAATTCCAATTGAAAATCTCTACATTTAG
- the rplO gene encoding 50S ribosomal protein L15, whose translation MRIQDAVPKKGSTKRKRRLGRGIAAGQGASAGKGMRGQKARSGSSTRPGFEGGQMPLYRRLPKLKHFTVINRKHYTTINVRSLASLPANTEVTLASLMEAGIVTSNDGSLKILGDGDLNVPLNVKASAFTASARSKIEAAGGSCEVVSGRGS comes from the coding sequence ATGAGAATACAAGATGCGGTGCCCAAAAAGGGCTCTACAAAGCGCAAACGCCGCTTAGGTCGGGGTATTGCTGCCGGCCAAGGTGCTAGCGCCGGCAAAGGAATGCGCGGTCAAAAAGCCAGATCGGGTAGCAGTACCCGGCCCGGTTTTGAAGGTGGTCAAATGCCTCTTTACAGGCGCTTGCCCAAGCTTAAGCACTTTACCGTCATTAATCGTAAACATTACACTACGATTAATGTAAGATCGCTGGCCTCACTCCCCGCCAACACAGAAGTGACTTTAGCCTCACTCATGGAGGCCGGTATTGTCACATCAAATGACGGCTCGCTGAAAATTTTAGGCGATGGGGATTTGAACGTCCCACTTAACGTAAAAGCCTCTGCCTTTACAGCTAGCGCCCGTTCCAAAATTGAAGCTGCGGGTGGCAGTTGTGAAGTTGTATCTGGAAGGGGAAGTTAG
- the secY gene encoding preprotein translocase subunit SecY, with translation MVVSRDKAPTAQETFMQMAQAAGLRGRLLVTVGLLILVRLGVFLPVPGVDRNAFEANISNSPLIGFLDFFSGGGIRTLGIFALGILPYINASIILQLMTAAIPALEELQKNEGEAGRRKISQITRYVALGWAIIQSIGIALWISNSQAAINPGPLFIAFTALALTAGSMFVMWVSELITERGIGNGASLLIFLNIVAVLPRSLGQTIEYAQTGGRENVGRVIMLLIVFLIMIVGIVFVQEGTRRIPIISARRQVGKRLYKEQKSYLPLRLNQGGVMPIIFASAVLILPYSLAQFTRNDLLIKIAQYLSPGGPIPFLYEAFYLSLILFFSYFYASLIVNPVDMAQNLKKMGASIPGIRPGRTTSEYVERVLNRLTFLGAIFLGLVAIVPTVVETATRVKTFQGLGATSLLILVGVAIDTAKQIQTYVISQRYEGMVKQ, from the coding sequence ATGGTCGTTAGTCGAGACAAAGCTCCAACTGCTCAAGAAACCTTTATGCAGATGGCTCAAGCTGCCGGCCTCCGAGGTCGGCTGCTTGTCACTGTCGGTCTGCTGATATTGGTACGATTGGGCGTATTCTTACCCGTACCGGGCGTTGATCGAAATGCGTTTGAAGCCAACATTAGCAACAGTCCATTAATTGGTTTTTTGGACTTTTTCTCTGGAGGCGGCATTCGCACTTTGGGAATTTTCGCCCTAGGAATTTTGCCCTACATTAACGCTTCTATCATTTTGCAGCTGATGACAGCAGCAATTCCGGCTTTAGAGGAGTTGCAGAAAAATGAAGGGGAAGCGGGCCGGCGGAAAATTTCCCAGATTACTCGTTATGTGGCCTTGGGATGGGCGATTATTCAAAGTATTGGTATTGCCCTGTGGATTTCTAATTCCCAAGCTGCGATCAATCCTGGCCCTTTATTTATCGCCTTCACGGCGCTGGCTCTCACTGCCGGTTCTATGTTTGTCATGTGGGTGTCAGAACTGATTACAGAACGGGGGATTGGCAATGGGGCTTCCCTGTTAATTTTCCTCAACATTGTGGCGGTACTACCCCGCTCCTTAGGGCAAACAATTGAATACGCCCAAACAGGAGGCCGGGAAAACGTTGGTCGCGTCATCATGCTACTGATCGTTTTCTTGATCATGATTGTGGGGATTGTATTTGTTCAAGAAGGAACTCGGCGAATTCCCATCATCTCAGCACGCCGGCAAGTCGGTAAACGCCTTTATAAAGAGCAAAAAAGCTATTTGCCGCTGCGTTTGAATCAAGGGGGCGTCATGCCCATCATCTTTGCGTCAGCTGTCTTGATTTTGCCTTATTCCTTAGCTCAATTCACTCGCAACGATCTGTTAATCAAAATCGCTCAATATCTGAGTCCTGGGGGTCCTATCCCATTTCTCTATGAAGCGTTCTACCTGAGTTTGATTTTGTTCTTTAGCTATTTCTATGCTTCCTTAATCGTTAACCCAGTGGATATGGCTCAAAACTTGAAAAAGATGGGAGCTAGTATTCCGGGTATTCGTCCAGGTCGGACCACGAGTGAGTATGTCGAGCGCGTTTTAAACCGGCTAACCTTCTTAGGTGCTATTTTCCTCGGTTTGGTGGCCATCGTGCCAACAGTTGTGGAAACGGCGACTCGTGTTAAGACGTTTCAGGGGCTTGGCGCAACCTCACTGCTAATTTTAGTGGGGGTTGCCATTGATACGGCGAAACAAATTCAAACTTACGTGATTTCCCAGCGATACGAAGGAATGGTGAAGCAGTAG
- a CDS encoding adenylate kinase has translation MTRLIFLGPPGAGKGTQAHLLAELCHIPHISTGDILRACVAEKTPLGEKAQGYMDRGELVPDELILEMVRERLGQPDAKAGWILDGFPRNVTQATFLDKLLQELEQHSDRVVNLDVPDAVLVERMLSRGRKDDNEETIRRRLEVYREQTAPLIDYYSGQQQLVSVNGNQSMQEVTTALKQLIES, from the coding sequence GTGACGCGATTGATTTTTTTAGGGCCTCCAGGAGCCGGTAAAGGCACACAAGCTCATCTACTCGCTGAGCTTTGCCACATTCCCCATATTTCAACCGGCGATATTTTGCGAGCCTGCGTCGCAGAAAAAACTCCTTTGGGTGAAAAAGCCCAAGGATACATGGATCGCGGCGAGTTAGTGCCTGATGAGCTGATCCTGGAGATGGTGCGGGAACGTCTGGGCCAACCGGATGCTAAAGCCGGCTGGATTTTAGATGGCTTCCCGCGTAACGTCACTCAGGCTACCTTTTTGGATAAGCTGCTCCAAGAATTAGAACAGCACTCGGATCGTGTTGTCAACTTAGACGTGCCTGATGCCGTCTTGGTGGAACGAATGCTAAGCCGAGGGCGCAAAGATGATAACGAAGAGACCATTCGCCGGCGTCTGGAAGTTTATAGGGAACAAACAGCACCGCTGATTGACTATTACAGCGGACAGCAGCAGCTCGTTTCTGTTAATGGCAATCAATCGATGCAGGAGGTCACGACCGCACTCAAACAACTCATTGAGTCCTGA
- the infA gene encoding translation initiation factor IF-1 — protein MAKQDLIEMEGTVTESLPNAMFRVDLDNGFNVLAHISGKIRRNYIKILPGDRVKVELTPYDLTKGRITYRLRKK, from the coding sequence TTGGCTAAGCAAGATTTAATTGAGATGGAAGGCACGGTGACTGAATCCCTGCCCAATGCGATGTTTCGCGTTGACCTAGATAATGGGTTTAATGTTCTCGCTCATATCTCCGGCAAAATCCGGCGCAATTACATCAAAATTTTGCCAGGAGATCGCGTCAAAGTCGAGCTAACGCCCTATGACTTGACGAAAGGGAGAATTACTTACCGGCTTCGCAAGAAGTAG
- the rpmJ gene encoding 50S ribosomal protein L36: MKVRASVKKICEKCRVIRRRGRVMVICSNPKHKQRQG, translated from the coding sequence ATGAAAGTTAGAGCATCAGTCAAAAAGATTTGCGAGAAATGCCGCGTCATTCGTCGTCGCGGTCGGGTCATGGTAATTTGTTCTAACCCGAAACACAAGCAACGTCAAGGTTAG
- the rpsM gene encoding 30S ribosomal protein S13 codes for MARIAGVDLPRDKRVEIGLTYIYGIGLSRSKDILAATGVNPDTRIKDLSDADVAALREAVESDYQVEGDLRRLEGMNIKRLMDIGTYRGRRHRLGLPVRGQRTRTNARTRRGARRTVAGKKKAAAKK; via the coding sequence GTGGCACGGATTGCCGGGGTAGACCTTCCTCGCGATAAGCGCGTCGAAATCGGTCTGACCTACATTTATGGGATTGGGCTATCTAGGTCCAAAGATATTCTAGCCGCCACGGGTGTCAATCCTGACACCCGCATCAAAGATTTAAGTGACGCGGATGTAGCGGCCTTAAGAGAAGCGGTAGAAAGCGACTATCAAGTTGAAGGGGATCTCAGGCGCTTAGAGGGGATGAACATCAAGCGCCTCATGGATATCGGCACCTACCGGGGTCGCCGCCATCGCTTGGGACTGCCAGTTCGGGGACAGAGAACCCGCACAAATGCTCGAACCCGTCGCGGTGCCCGTCGGACCGTTGCCGGTAAGAAGAAGGCAGCGGCTAAGAAGTAA
- the rpsK gene encoding 30S ribosomal protein S11 encodes MARQTPKKTGARKQKRNVPNGVAYIQSTFNNTIVTITDQNGEVISWASAGSSGFKGAKKGTPFAAQTAAESAARRAGDQGMRQIEVMVSGPGSGRETAIRALQGAGLEITLIRDITPIPHNGCRPPKRRRV; translated from the coding sequence ATGGCGCGACAAACACCAAAAAAAACAGGGGCGCGGAAGCAAAAACGGAACGTCCCCAATGGGGTAGCCTACATTCAGTCTACCTTTAATAACACCATTGTCACGATCACCGATCAAAACGGTGAGGTGATTTCCTGGGCCTCAGCCGGCTCTAGCGGCTTCAAGGGAGCCAAAAAAGGCACCCCCTTTGCCGCTCAAACAGCAGCTGAGAGCGCGGCTAGACGAGCCGGCGACCAGGGTATGCGCCAAATAGAAGTGATGGTGAGTGGGCCAGGATCGGGTCGAGAAACTGCGATACGTGCCTTACAAGGTGCTGGGCTAGAAATCACACTGATTCGGGACATTACCCCAATTCCCCACAATGGCTGCCGCCCACCAAAACGGCGGCGAGTTTAG
- a CDS encoding DNA-directed RNA polymerase subunit alpha: MAQFQIECVESNTEKDQGQYGKFVLEPLERGQGTTVGNALRRVLLSNLEGAAVTAVRIAGVNHEFATIPGVREDVLEILLNMKEVVLKTYSSQPQIGRLLVNGPATVTASQFDLPSEVEVVDQIQYVATLSEGATLEMEFRIEKGRGYRAVDRSRDEAPALDFLQIDAIFMPVRKVNYSVEDARVGGSLEKDRLIMEIWTNGSLTPQEALSQAANILVDLFNPLKDINLETLDKADEFPEDPTSQIPIEELQLSVRAYNCLKRAQINSVADLLDYSQEDLLEIKNFGQKSAEEVIEALQKRLGITLPQEKSAKTT, from the coding sequence GTGGCGCAGTTTCAGATTGAATGTGTAGAGTCCAACACTGAGAAAGACCAGGGCCAGTACGGCAAATTTGTTTTGGAGCCGCTGGAGAGGGGGCAAGGAACCACGGTCGGCAATGCGCTGAGGCGGGTGCTACTGTCTAACCTGGAAGGTGCGGCAGTGACGGCTGTCCGCATTGCGGGGGTTAATCACGAGTTTGCCACTATTCCGGGGGTGCGGGAGGATGTGCTGGAAATCCTCCTCAACATGAAGGAAGTTGTCCTCAAAACCTATTCCTCTCAACCCCAGATTGGTCGATTGCTCGTAAATGGGCCAGCTACCGTTACAGCATCACAGTTCGATCTGCCATCTGAGGTCGAAGTGGTCGATCAGATCCAATATGTGGCCACCCTCTCAGAGGGAGCCACTTTGGAAATGGAATTTCGGATTGAAAAAGGCAGAGGCTATCGAGCGGTTGACCGCAGTCGCGACGAAGCTCCTGCGTTAGACTTTCTCCAGATTGACGCGATCTTTATGCCGGTTCGTAAAGTCAACTACAGCGTTGAGGATGCCCGCGTTGGGGGTTCTCTGGAGAAAGATCGGCTAATTATGGAAATCTGGACGAATGGCAGCCTCACCCCCCAAGAGGCTCTCAGCCAAGCTGCAAATATTCTGGTTGATCTGTTCAATCCGCTCAAGGATATCAACCTTGAGACACTGGATAAAGCCGATGAATTCCCAGAAGATCCAACCAGCCAGATTCCAATTGAAGAGTTGCAGCTCTCAGTGCGAGCCTATAACTGTCTCAAGCGGGCGCAAATTAACTCAGTAGCCGACTTACTGGATTACAGCCAAGAAGATCTTTTAGAGATCAAAAACTTCGGTCAAAAGTCCGCTGAAGAAGTGATTGAAGCTTTGCAGAAGCGTTTAGGCATTACGCTGCCGCAAGAAAAATCGGCGAAAACCACCTAA
- the rplQ gene encoding 50S ribosomal protein L17: MRHGCRVPQLGKPADQRRALLRALTTELLRHGRITTTKTRAKAVRSEADRIITLAKDGSLSARRQALGYIYDKQLVHALFEQVATRYGNRNGGYTRVLRTMPRRGDNAEMAIIELV; the protein is encoded by the coding sequence ATGCGTCACGGTTGTCGTGTTCCTCAACTCGGTAAGCCGGCAGATCAGCGTCGGGCTTTGCTCAGAGCGCTGACCACCGAGCTGCTCCGCCACGGTCGGATTACTACCACAAAAACGCGGGCCAAAGCGGTTCGCTCGGAAGCTGACCGGATCATTACCTTGGCCAAAGATGGCTCTCTATCTGCCCGCCGCCAAGCCCTCGGCTATATCTACGACAAACAGCTCGTCCATGCGCTGTTTGAACAAGTGGCTACTCGCTATGGCAATCGAAACGGCGGGTATACCCGGGTTCTGCGAACCATGCCCAGACGAGGTGACAATGCTGAAATGGCGATTATCGAACTCGTTTGA
- the truA gene encoding tRNA pseudouridine(38-40) synthase TruA: MDSAHCPTNTQRIALVIQYLGTHFHGWQRQPHHRSVQEDIEKVLQSVLNRPVTLYGAGRTDAGVHAAAQVAHFDATGTIPGHRWAAVLNTRLPKDVLVRASASVPSDWHARFCAEWRRYRYSLYTEAQPNLFVQPFAWHYYHAPLDESLIQAALKPLVGYHHLAAFHRAGSQRKHSWVEVHVAECYRQGPFLHIEVQANGFLYGMMRLLVGLLVQVGRGQRSLANFQELWTNERREEVKYAAPAHGLCLLRVGYPDSPFPPDIWFDTMPKFVFGSSSLVPAQMTKDEKQKIF, from the coding sequence ATGGATAGCGCACATTGCCCAACCAACACACAGCGAATTGCCCTGGTGATTCAATACCTGGGCACTCATTTTCATGGTTGGCAACGGCAACCCCATCATCGAAGTGTGCAGGAAGACATTGAAAAAGTCTTGCAATCTGTACTCAATCGGCCAGTGACTCTTTATGGAGCCGGTCGCACCGATGCCGGCGTCCACGCAGCAGCTCAGGTCGCTCACTTTGATGCCACCGGCACCATTCCGGGCCATCGGTGGGCAGCAGTTCTCAATACCAGGTTGCCCAAAGATGTTCTGGTTCGGGCCTCGGCCTCAGTGCCTTCAGACTGGCACGCTCGCTTCTGTGCCGAGTGGCGTCGTTATCGCTACAGCCTCTATACAGAAGCGCAACCCAACTTGTTTGTGCAACCCTTTGCTTGGCATTATTATCATGCTCCCTTAGATGAATCATTAATCCAAGCAGCCTTAAAACCGCTGGTTGGTTACCATCATCTGGCTGCTTTTCACCGAGCTGGATCGCAGCGCAAGCATTCTTGGGTGGAAGTACACGTCGCTGAGTGCTACCGGCAAGGGCCATTCCTTCATATCGAAGTGCAAGCCAATGGCTTCCTCTATGGCATGATGCGCCTGCTCGTCGGGCTGCTGGTTCAAGTGGGCAGGGGACAGCGGTCGCTGGCCAATTTCCAAGAACTGTGGACAAACGAGCGCCGTGAAGAAGTCAAGTATGCAGCACCGGCTCACGGACTCTGCTTGCTAAGAGTTGGCTATCCCGACTCCCCGTTTCCCCCAGATATCTGGTTTGACACCATGCCCAAATTCGTCTTTGGTTCTTCGTCCCTTGTCCCAGCGCAAATGACAAAAGACGAAAAACAAAAGATTTTTTAA
- the rplM gene encoding 50S ribosomal protein L13 encodes MSENKTFLPNPTSIEKNWYVVDAADQRLGRLATAVAMILRGKNKPIYTPHIDTGDFVIVVNAEKINVTGKKRTQKLYRRTSGRPGGMKTETFAKLQARIPERIVEQAVKGMLPKNSLGRQLFTNLKVYAGPDHPHEAQKPQTLNIQTIPGGQD; translated from the coding sequence ATGAGCGAAAACAAAACTTTCCTACCCAATCCAACTTCTATCGAGAAAAACTGGTACGTTGTGGATGCCGCTGACCAGCGCTTAGGCCGGCTGGCTACTGCAGTCGCCATGATTTTACGGGGTAAAAACAAACCCATCTACACCCCTCACATCGATACCGGGGACTTTGTGATCGTGGTAAATGCCGAAAAAATCAACGTCACCGGCAAAAAACGCACCCAGAAACTCTACCGGCGCACTTCCGGCAGACCGGGCGGCATGAAAACAGAAACCTTCGCCAAATTGCAAGCTCGCATCCCCGAAAGGATCGTTGAGCAAGCCGTGAAGGGGATGCTGCCCAAAAACAGCCTCGGCAGACAACTGTTTACCAATCTCAAAGTCTACGCCGGACCCGACCATCCCCACGAAGCTCAAAAACCCCAAACCCTGAATATTCAAACGATTCCCGGAGGACAAGACTAA
- the rpsI gene encoding 30S ribosomal protein S9 gives MQATEQSGRAMYWGTGRRKSSVARVRLVPGTGQLLINGRTGEDYLQFNAGYQAAAKAPLETLGLENEYDILVKVQGGGLTGQAESIRLGVARALCQLDPDNRQPLKIEGYLTRDPRAKERKKYGLRKARKAPQYSKR, from the coding sequence ATGCAAGCAACCGAACAAAGCGGTCGCGCCATGTACTGGGGCACCGGACGCCGTAAATCATCCGTCGCACGAGTGCGCCTGGTTCCCGGTACCGGCCAGCTGCTCATCAACGGTCGAACTGGAGAAGATTACCTGCAATTTAATGCCGGTTATCAAGCTGCCGCCAAGGCTCCCTTAGAAACCTTGGGCCTGGAAAATGAATATGACATCCTGGTTAAAGTTCAAGGCGGCGGATTGACCGGCCAAGCAGAATCCATTCGTCTAGGCGTCGCCCGTGCCCTTTGCCAGCTAGACCCAGACAACCGCCAACCGTTGAAAATCGAAGGGTATTTAACCCGCGATCCCCGCGCCAAAGAACGGAAGAAATACGGTCTGCGTAAAGCCCGTAA